One Alligator mississippiensis isolate rAllMis1 chromosome 12, rAllMis1, whole genome shotgun sequence DNA window includes the following coding sequences:
- the THUMPD3 gene encoding tRNA (guanine(6)-N2)-methyltransferase THUMP3 → MCEAEEAAAAVTIGATVPTGFELTAAAEVEEKLGSRCSVRRDRGKIYFAVAAQALAQVHQLRSVDNLFVVVKEFTDYQFKETKEESLKDLEDLVKQLPWTDPLKVWKLNTNLKKKKTKRKKQNPQGSASKENLSDGEGEEKTDTKVADKESDDQAQNALGLESAGGQETQAIISVDNGKQSDAKDEFLATAGSENGAGDCKESENEAPVLKFRVTCNRAGDKHNFTSNDAARDFGGAVQEHFQWKADMTNFDVEVLLNIHNNEVVVGIALTEESLHRRNITHFGPTTLRSTLAYGMLRLCDAQPSDIIVDPMCGTGAIPIEGATEWPNCFHIAGDNNPQAMKRIASNICSLLKKNQNQESSTSWGVSLDTVQWDICSLPLRTGSVDVIVTDMPFGKRIGSKKKNWDLYPACLKEMSRICRPGTGRAVLLTQDKKCFAKALSGMGRLWRKSQTVWVNVGGLHAAVYLLKRTLEEVGENRSRW, encoded by the exons ATGTGCGAGGCGGAGGAGGCCGCGGCCGCGGTCACCATCGGCGCCACCGTGCCCACGGGCTTCGAGCTGACGGCGGCCGCCGAGGTGGAGGAGAAGCTGGGCTCGCGCTGCAGCGTGCGCCGCGACCGCGGCAAGATCTACTTCGCCGTCGCCGCCCAGGCCCTGGCGCAG gttcatCAGTTAAGATCGGTAGATAACTTATTTGTTGTTGTGAAAGAGTTTACAGATTACCAGTTTAAAGAAACCAAG GAAGAGTCTCTAAAGGATTTGGAAGACCTGGTTAAACAACTGCCTTGGACAGACCCTTTGAAAGTATGGAAGCTAAACACCAACCTaaagaagaaaaagacaaaaCGTAAAAAACAGAACCCACAGGGTAGTGCAAGCAAAGAAAACTTGagtgatggagaaggggaggagaaaacaGATACAAAAGTTGCTGATAAGGAGTCAGATGATCAGGCACAAAATGCTTTAGGTTTGGAATCTGCTGGCGGACAGGAGACCCAGGCCATTATCTCAGTAGATAACGGCAAACAATCTGATGCTAAAGATGAATTCCTTGCTACTGCTGGAAGTGAAAATGGAGCTGGTGACTGCAAGGAATCTGAAAATGAAGCCCCAGTGCTGAAGTTCCGTGTTACATGCAATAGAGCTGGTGACAAACATAATTTTACATCAAATGATGCAGCAAGAGACTTTGGCGGAGCAGTGCAAGAACATTTCCAGTGGAAGGCTGACATGACCAACTTTGATGTGGAG GTCCTCTTGAACATTCATAATAATGAAGTGGTTGTGGGTATTGCATTAACTGAAGAGAGTCTTCACAGAAGAAATATTACACATTTTGGACCCACAACTCTTCGATCTACTCTTGCCTATGGGATGCTCAG ACTCTGTGATGCTCAGCCAAGTGACATAATAGTTGATCCAATGTGTGGAACAGGTGCGATACCAATAGAG GGAGCTACTGAGTGGCCAAACTGTTTCCATATTGCTGGTGATAACAACCCACAGGCTATGAAGAGAATAGCAAGTAACATCTGCTCTCTACTAAAGAAAAATCAGAATCAAGAAAG TAGTACTTCCTGGGGTGTATCCCTTGATACTGTCCAGTGGGATATTTGCAGTCTCCCTTTGAGGACTGGATCTGTGGATGTTATTGTGACAGACATGCCATTTGGAAAGAG GATAGGATCTAAGAAGAAAAACTGGGATCTCTATCCAGCCTGCCTTAAGGAAATGAGTCGGATCTGCAGACCTGGGACAGGCAGAGCCGTGCTACTTACTCAGGACAAGAAGTGCTTTGCTAAG GCCTTGTCAGGAATGGGACGCTTATGGCGAAAGAGTCAGACAGTCTGGGTGAACGTAGGGGGACTTCATGCTGCAGTGTATCTTCTGAAACGTACCTTAGAAGAAGTGGGAGAGAACAGATCACGCTGGTAA